The Halobacillus amylolyticus nucleotide sequence AATATAAACTAGTTTTACAAAATGTGAGGAAAATTATGAAAAAGTTCAGATATTGGATCCCTGCCATCGTTTGGATGGGGATTATTTTTTATTCATCATCTACACCTTATCAAGAACAAGATGTAAAGCCGGTTCTCAGTGACTGGTTTGATCTATCAGGATTTGTCCCTCTGTTTGATGGAATTTCTTTTACTTATCATCATAGTGAGGTAAGCGTGGCAAGTTTAGGTATAGCAGGTTTCATAGAATTCTTTATTAGAAAAGGTGCACATGTAACGGTTTTCCTCTTGTTAACCGTTCTTATCTTCTATGCACTTCGCAAGACTACGAATAGAAACTACCAATCAACTATAATTATTTCTTGGGTTGCAACAGTGCTGTATGCAATAACTGATGAACTTCACCAAGGAATTACACCAAACCGTACGCCTTACATAGGTGACGTGATATTAGATGCTGTAGGTGGTCTGATGGCCCTTCTACTGATCAGCATTGTCTATTTTATTCGACGGCGCAGTAATGCAAGATGATAAGATTTTTGTTGATTACCGACAGAAATGGAAGTTTACTAGCGAAAAATTAAGGAATAGAACATATTAATGGAACTAATAGAAAAGGTGGGTGCTATGAAAGCAGAAGACTTGAAAGATATCCTTCAGTCGATTATTCATCAGACCGAAAAATCTGAACTTGTTTCTTCCGAAGAAATAATAAATAGTTTGATTCAACAACTACAGAATTAATATACATAGGGCAGGTATTCCTGCCCCTTTATTATGTCTAAAACTACATATTAATTATGATATAATTGACACTCAATACGTATAAAACTGCAAAGGAATGATGAGATGAATTGGACTCAGGAATATAAACGCTGGCAAACTTTCGCATCCCTTGATGATAAGCTTCGTACTCAGCTGGATCAGCTGCAAGACGATGAACAGTCACTCGAAGATGCCTATTATAAAAATCTTGAATTTGGGACGGGTGGTATGCGTGGCAAGCTCGGACCAGGTACAAACCGCATGAATATCTACACGATCCGTCGTGCTGCTGAAGGGTTGGCCAACTATGTAGCAGAACAAAACGGCCATGAAAAAGGTGTAGCTATTGCTTATGACTCAAGGTACATGTCAAAGGAGTTTGCGGTTGAAACTGCACGAGTACTTGGCAACCATAATATCCAATCATATGTTTTTTCCTCGCTCAGACCGACTCCTGAACTGTCATTTGCTGTTCGCTATTTAGGAGCGTCAGGTGGAGTGGTGATTACAGCTAGTCATAACCCGCCTGAATATAACGGCTTTAAAGTGTACAATGAAGATGGGGGGCAAATGCCTCCTGAAGAAGCAGGAGCTGTCATCAACTTTGTTAACCAAGTAGAAAATGAATTAACTGTCAAGGTCGCTGAGCAAACTGATCTTGAAGAAGCTGGTTTACTAAAATGGATGGATGAGGAAGTCGATCAAGCCTATTTAGACCATCTGAAAACCGTTAGTGTGAATTCAAATGTGACAGAGTCTGCTGGTGATTTTAGCGTTGTTTTCACCCCTTTGCACGGAACTGCTAAAATGCTTGTTGAGAAGGGGCTTAAGCAAATCGGTTTGACCGAAGTTCATACCGTTGCCGAGCAAGCAGAGCCGGATCCTGAATTTTCAACAGTAGCCTCACCGAATCCAGAGGAGCACCAAGCATTTGAAATGGCGATTGAAAAAGGGAAAGAACTACATGCAGATGTACTGATCGCAACCGACCCAGATGCCGATCGTCTTGGTGTAGCCGTTCCAGATGATAGTGGGGAGTATCAAGTATTAACAGGGAACCAAACAGGTGCACTTATGCTTGATTATTTGCTATCACAAAGCCAAAGCTTGCCAAAGAATGGAATCATGATTAAAACGATCGTAACTTCTGAATTCGGTCGCGTGATCGCTAATCATTACGGTGTAAGTACACTGGATACATTAACAGGATTTAAATTTATTGGTGAAAAAATTAAAGAATACGAAGAATCAGGCCAACATAGCTTCCTGTTTGGCTATGAAGAAAGCTACGGCTATTTAGTGAAGGATTTCGCTCGTGATAAAGACGCCGTGCAAGCAGCTGTTCTTTCAGCAGAAGTTGCGGCTTATTGGAAATCTAAAGGTAAGACGTTGCTTCAAGCTCTAGACGAACTGTATAAAAAACATGGATATTTCCTTGAAGATCTGCAATCCTTAAAAATGGAAGGGAAATCAGGCTCAGAACAAATCCAGTCCATTATGGATGACTTCCGTGAGCACCCTTTGAAGGAAGCGGGCGGGCTTAAGGTTGAGGCCGTTGAGGACTACACTACATCTGAAAGAAAAAATGCGGGTGGTGAGGTCGAAACGATTCAGCTGCCGAAAGCCAATGTGTTGAAATTTATTTTAGAGGATGATTGCTGGTTCTGTCTGCGTCCGTCTGGGACTGAGCCGAAGATTAAGTTTTATTATGGTGTAAAGACAGGTTCCGGCGAGCAAAGTCACAATCTACTAGAAGCAGTCAAACGATCTGTTAACGAACAAATTAAAAAGCACGTGTAGCACAGAGCCCCG carries:
- a CDS encoding VanZ family protein; translated protein: MKKFRYWIPAIVWMGIIFYSSSTPYQEQDVKPVLSDWFDLSGFVPLFDGISFTYHHSEVSVASLGIAGFIEFFIRKGAHVTVFLLLTVLIFYALRKTTNRNYQSTIIISWVATVLYAITDELHQGITPNRTPYIGDVILDAVGGLMALLLISIVYFIRRRSNAR
- a CDS encoding phospho-sugar mutase, giving the protein MNWTQEYKRWQTFASLDDKLRTQLDQLQDDEQSLEDAYYKNLEFGTGGMRGKLGPGTNRMNIYTIRRAAEGLANYVAEQNGHEKGVAIAYDSRYMSKEFAVETARVLGNHNIQSYVFSSLRPTPELSFAVRYLGASGGVVITASHNPPEYNGFKVYNEDGGQMPPEEAGAVINFVNQVENELTVKVAEQTDLEEAGLLKWMDEEVDQAYLDHLKTVSVNSNVTESAGDFSVVFTPLHGTAKMLVEKGLKQIGLTEVHTVAEQAEPDPEFSTVASPNPEEHQAFEMAIEKGKELHADVLIATDPDADRLGVAVPDDSGEYQVLTGNQTGALMLDYLLSQSQSLPKNGIMIKTIVTSEFGRVIANHYGVSTLDTLTGFKFIGEKIKEYEESGQHSFLFGYEESYGYLVKDFARDKDAVQAAVLSAEVAAYWKSKGKTLLQALDELYKKHGYFLEDLQSLKMEGKSGSEQIQSIMDDFREHPLKEAGGLKVEAVEDYTTSERKNAGGEVETIQLPKANVLKFILEDDCWFCLRPSGTEPKIKFYYGVKTGSGEQSHNLLEAVKRSVNEQIKKHV